In a single window of the Necator americanus strain Aroian chromosome X, whole genome shotgun sequence genome:
- a CDS encoding hypothetical protein (NECATOR_CHRX.G25297.T2): MTDSAQLPAARFARMALKVAQDVIDSGPRRHTHDSPWRLGTYNARTVSTDADLHALLRAAEHIKFHVIALQETKCRRSDARQMNDGTLVIRGEKVPSRNVGGVGFVVHPSVVHLVDSHEILSPRLAILRLRPLRQKSISIINCYSPTSAADESVLDAFYEELEEAIRNEKSFYKIVVGDFNAKLGKEYRIEGFGQGDRNENGNCLSGLLSAARLFHGNSLSQIDSHIEEDPNVDYEMLLRGLRAGAGRASKPRTTSLDRTSKTTKELLE; this comes from the exons atgaccgactctgcacaactcccagctgcgcgATTTGCTCGTATGGCATTGAAG gttgctcaggacgtcattgattctggaccaaggcgacacacgcacgactcgccatggagactgggtacttacaacgcgagaacagtttccacagacgctgacctgcatgcccttctccgAGCTGCAGAgcatatcaaatttcacgtgattgctctgcaggagaccaagtgcagaaggagcgacgcacgacagatgaatgacggtacactcgtcattcgtggagagaaggttccgtcgcgaaatgtaggcggtgttggttttgttgtgcacccatctgtcgtccatctcgtcgattctcacgagatcctgtcacctcgtctggccattcttcgcctccgccctctgcgccaaaaatccatcagtatcatcaactgctactcaccaacatcagcagctgatgaatccgtattggacgcgttttacgaggagttGGAGGAAGccatccgcaacgagaagtccttctacaaaattgttgtcggagacttcaacgcaaaactaggaaaggaatacaggattgaaGGATTTGGAcaaggggaccggaatgaaaatggcaattgTCTctccgggctgttgtccgccgctcgcctttttcatgggaactccTTGTCCCAAATTGACAGTCatatcgaggaggacccaaacgtagactacgagatgctgctcagaggattgcGAGCCGGAGCTgggcgtgcctcgaagccgcgcacgacaagcTTGGATCGGACTTCGAAGACCActaaggaattgttggaatgA
- a CDS encoding hypothetical protein (NECATOR_CHRX.G25297.T1), whose amino-acid sequence MNDGTLVIRGEKVPSRNVGGVGFVVHPSVVHLVDSHEILSPRLAILRLRPLRQKSISIINCYSPTSAADESVLDAFYEELEEAIRNEKSFYKIVVGDFNAKLGKEYRIEGFGQGDRNENGNCLSGLLSAARLFHGNSLSQIDSHIEEDPNVDYEMLLRGLRAGAGRASKPRTTSLDRTSKTTKELLE is encoded by the coding sequence atgaatgacggtacactcgtcattcgtggagagaaggttccgtcgcgaaatgtaggcggtgttggttttgttgtgcacccatctgtcgtccatctcgtcgattctcacgagatcctgtcacctcgtctggccattcttcgcctccgccctctgcgccaaaaatccatcagtatcatcaactgctactcaccaacatcagcagctgatgaatccgtattggacgcgttttacgaggagttGGAGGAAGccatccgcaacgagaagtccttctacaaaattgttgtcggagacttcaacgcaaaactaggaaaggaatacaggattgaaGGATTTGGAcaaggggaccggaatgaaaatggcaattgTCTctccgggctgttgtccgccgctcgcctttttcatgggaactccTTGTCCCAAATTGACAGTCatatcgaggaggacccaaacgtagactacgagatgctgctcagaggattgcGAGCCGGAGCTgggcgtgcctcgaagccgcgcacgacaagcTTGGATCGGACTTCGAAGACCActaaggaattgttggaatgA
- a CDS encoding hypothetical protein (NECATOR_CHRX.G25298.T1): MSNRNFRQIYFYEFKLGRTAAQTARNINEVWDQGSINECTVQRWFQKFRAGNTSLEDDPLDNDLLKATVEADPRKTTRDIAKELNVDHTTVVRHLKQIGMTKKLDKWATHELTESQKNRRFEMSSAHLLRNENDPFLERIATCDEK, translated from the coding sequence atgtcTAATCGCAATTTTCGTCAAATTTACTTCTACGAGTTCAAACTGGGCCGGACTGCCGCTCAAACCGCTCGAAATATCAACGAAGTATGGGACCAGGGAAGTATCAACGAATGCACAGTACAACGTTGGTTCCAAAAGTTTCGTGCCGGCAACACCAGCCTCGAAGACGACCCACTTGATAACGACTTATTGAAGGCGACAGTCGAAGCTGATCCACGCAAAACCACACGAGATATTGCCAAGGAGCTCAATGTCGATCACACTACAGTTGTTCGCCATTTGAAACAGATTGGTATGACCAAGAAGCTTGACAAGTGGGCTACACATGAATTGACCGAAAGTCAGAAAAATCGCCGTTTTGAGATGTCGTCGGCCCATCTTTTGCGCAATGAAAACGATCCATTTCTCGAACGGATTGCGACTTGCGATGAGAAATGA
- a CDS encoding hypothetical protein (NECATOR_CHRX.G25299.T1), producing MTKNIRLRAHLFNTTVLPALNYASETWTFRKQEENAISIIERGIERVMLGVTHFTQVKEDIQSTLLRHRLNLPREGTGQPLCAIGKNGSITGARSIRSMNNGSTDDRRKCCGIGDLGDDAYIRIHFLGKSLLSMRAAA from the coding sequence atgactaagaacatccggctccgtgctcacctattcaacaccaccgttcttcctgctttgaactacgcttcagaaacgtggACGTTTCgtaagcaggaggaaaatgcgatcagcatcatagaacgcggaattgaaagggtgatgctaggagtaacccacttcacgcaagtgaaagaagaTATTCAAAGTACGCTCCTACGTCACCGATTGAATCTCCCACGAGAAGGAACTGGGCAACCCTTGTGCGCGAtcggaaaaaatggaagtattactggtgcccgctcgatcagatcgatgaacaacgggagcacagaTGACAGGCGAAAATGCTGCGGAATAGGCGATTTAGGAGACGATGCTTATATCCGAAttcattttcttggaaaaagcCTCTTAAGTATGCGTGCGGCTGCTTAA
- a CDS encoding hypothetical protein (NECATOR_CHRX.G25300.T1): MRELEWDNMGVEVKCRHLHHVRFADDIVLMTSSINKAERKLAEFDELCKKIGLQLYLDKTMFMRNGWVSGAPFTLNGTNVSECSSCVYLGREIDDERHDL; encoded by the coding sequence ATGAGGGAATTGGAGTGGGATAACATGGGAGTGGAAGTTAAATGCCGTCATTTACACCatgttcgtttcgctgatgacatcgtccTAATGACATCAAGCATCAATAAAGCAGAACGGAAGCTGGCTGAATTTGATGAATTGTGTAAAAAGATTGGCCTTCAGCTGTACCTAGACAAGACCATGTTtatgaggaacggatgggtttctggGGCCCcgttcacgctcaacggaacgaatgtgtccgaatgctccagctgtgtatatctaggtcgggaaatcGATGACGAACGGCATGACCTCTGA
- a CDS encoding hypothetical protein (NECATOR_CHRX.G25301.T1) — protein MRVQRWDFNNNPICLKNGSTHEANIGQRKSSDIPLRADESHNCIHVQERHQLKWQGMTPLTPEEKRKRKMPTLELQLDYVLTKKIRLSDIRKSIAVWYVVFDSNHRPVLVSSMVRFRKGVVEFNINRSWTWQV, from the coding sequence ATGCGTGTGCAAAGATGGGACTTCAACAACAATCCGATATGCTTAAAAAATGGTTCTACCCATGAAGCGAACATCGGACAACGGAAATCGTCTGATATACCTTTGCGTGCAGATGAATCTCATAATTGCATTCACGTTCAAGAGCGCCATCAGCTTAAGTGGCAGGGGATGACCCCGTTAACGCCAGAAGAGAAGCGAAAGCGGAAGATGCCGACCCTTGaacttcagctcgattacGTTCTAACGAAGAAAATCCGCTTGTCAGATATTCGGAAATCTATAGCTGTCTGGTACGTCGtattcgattccaaccaccgCCCAGTTCTCGTCAGCTCGATGGTACGGTTCAGAAAAGGAGTCGTAGAGTTCAACATTAACCGCAGCTGGACTTGGCAGGTCTGA
- a CDS encoding hypothetical protein (NECATOR_CHRX.G25302.T1) yields MEKNICYRQRRRKEVVYDDCVLEDSLSQGDWHIEEQEHICRKALQEDLLKYRQKKILEAAQRRTSLKKCRRDLREYNIPLAALLSEDGTRTSSRREMEIITESGEAPPRILPSEVRAAIKSMKPGTASGPDFISADFLRAGGHPLHVILAEHMTSYLQKIRIPDQWKTSRTVLIHKKGDREDLRNYRPICLQSVLYKVFTKIILTRISRTLDEAQPQEQAGLRQGFSCLDHIQTVSRVTAVCREYRLPLVLTLVDYEKVFDSVETNAILSALVDQAGGFTNFCDPQTTDHHNLNKRQPRANLPKDAVLSKEGYSEVIERGVSMTHEIKERYDQDMLMEDFSRTFLLLTTSFFLSSTNEAKTMLNKLNEVGKRIGLRINRKKTQFMKNAYCEDRGPQLEGSQIVETSSYVYLGRSMNMENDLKEELNRRKRATWAAFAAVSEATDQPRDQDLRAHLFGSTVLPALCYAAETWTHTDATSRKLLTTHIALERCLLKFNRRAQHLAGLRSSDLRGMSRLRDPAEYVSKAKHRYAGHIMRRIDERWTKRTLEWIPIDAKRPRGRPPTRWGVCYTGGPAESSAGYGSRTSSPSLTKLENILDDNDEGTKRVEEMLGPARW; encoded by the exons atggaaaagaacatctgctatcggcaacgaaggagaaaagaagtcgtctacgacgattgcgtactcgaggactccttgtcccaaggtgactggcacatcgaggagcaGGAGCACatctgcagaaaagcgttgcaggaggatcttttgaaatacaggcagaagaagattctggaagcagcacaaagaagaacgagtctaaagaagtgccgcagggatctccgcgaatataatattccgctagcagccttgctgagcgaagacgggactcgcacgtcttctcgtcgtgagatggaaatcattacggagag tggtgaagctccaccacggattctcccttcggaagtacgagccgctatcaagagcatgaaacctggcaccgCCTCCGGACcggattttatatcagcagactttcttcgtgctggtggccatccgcttcatgtaatcttagcagagCACATGACGTCTTACCTTCAGAAAataaggatcccagaccaatggaagacctcgcgaaccgttcttatccataagaaaggtgaccgagaggaccttcggaactaccgtccgatatgcttgcagagcgtgttatacaaagtattcaccaagatcatcctcacgcgcatatctaggacgctggatgaagctcaGCCTCAGGAGCAAGCTGGATTGCgtcaagggttcagctgcttggaccacatccagaccgtgtcgagggtcacaGCGGTTTGCCgtgaataccgcctgccccttgttctaaccctcgtcgactatgagaaagtctttgacagcgtagaaacgaatgcaatactgtcagcgctggtcgatcaag CAGGAGGGTTCACCAACTTTTgtgatcctcaaacgactGACCACCACAATCTAAACAAGCGACAGCCAAGAGCAAACCTGCCAAAGGATGCGGTACTTAGCAAAGAAGGTTATTCCGAAGTAATTGAGAGAGGAGTTAGTATGACGCATGAAATTAAAGAGAGATATGACCAAGAtatgttgatggaagatttctctcgaaccttcctTTTgctgacgacatcgttctttttgagcagtaccaatgaagcaaaaacgatGCTCAACAAATTGAACGAAGTAGGGAaaagaataggactgcgaataaacagaaagaagacccagttcatgaagaacgcctactgcgaggacagAGGAccacaacttgaaggctcccaaatcgtggaaacttcgtcatacgtatacctcggacgttctatgaacatggaaaacgacttgaaggaagaactgaatagaagaaagagAGCAACATGGGCAGCATTTGCAGCCGTCAgtgaagctacggaccaaccgagggaccaagatcttcgtgctcATCTGTTCggctcgacagttcttccagcgctctgttacgcagcggagacctGGACACACACCGATGcaacgtctaggaagctacttactacccacataGCCCTTGaaagatgtcttctgaagtttaaccggcgcgcACAACatctagccggtcttcgcagctccgacttgagaggaatgtcccgtcttcgcgaccctgcggaatatgtatcgaaagcaaaacatagatatgccggtcacatcatgagaagaatcgacgaaagatggactaaaagaacgttagagtggatcccaatagatgctaaacgccctcgagggagaccgccaacgagatggggtgttTGCTACACGggtggaccagctgagagctcagctggatacggctcaaggacctcgtcaccgtcactcacgaagcttgaaaacatcttggatgacaatgacgagggaacgaaacgagtggaagagatgctggggcccgcacgttggtga
- a CDS encoding hypothetical protein (NECATOR_CHRX.G25303.T1), whose amino-acid sequence MYNARTVSTDADLHALLRAAERIKFYVIALQETKCRRSDVRQMNDGTLVIREEKVPLRNVGGVGFAVHPSVVHLVDSHETLPPRMAILRFRPLRQKSISIINCYSPTSAADEPELDAFYEELEEVIHN is encoded by the coding sequence AtgtacaacgcgagaacagtgtccaccgacgctgacctgcatgcccttctccgagctgcagagcgtatcaaattttacgtgattgctctgcaggagacaaagtgcagaaggagcgacgtacgacagatgaatgacggtacactagTCATTCGTGAAGAGAAGGTCCCGttgcgaaatgtaggcggtgttggttttgctGTGCACCCATCAGTCGTCCaccttgtcgattctcacgagaccCTGCCACCTCGTATGGCCATTCTTCGcttccgccctctgcgccaaaaatcaatcagtatcatcaactgctactcaccaacatcagcagctgatgaacccgaattggacgcgttttacgaggagctggaggaagtgatccacaactag